DNA sequence from the Sediminibacillus dalangtanensis genome:
GTGGGTAACCGCGACATCAGAATTGATAATATTCCCATAAACTTCCAAATACTGATGACAGTCACCTTTCCATTTAAAGTTCCGGCTTCTTTTGACTAAGCGGTTTCTTCTGTATTGCAGGGTTACATTTCCGTATTCGTCGGTTCCAGCATTGTAATACATCGACACCGAATCCACTTCAGGGTTCAAGGTTTCCTTCAGCTTTTTTAATTTTACCCGGTCTTCATCCAAAATGACGTCATCCGCGTCTAAATATAAAATGTAATCTTTGGTGGCATATTTGAACGATTCATTCCGTGCTGCCGCAAAATCCCCTATCCACTCAAAATAAAAAACTCGATCCGTGTATTGTTTGGCTATGTTTACCGTTTTGTCGTTGGAACCGGTATCGACTATATTGATTTCATCGACAATATCTTTGATGGAATCCAAACATCTGGCGAGTACCGCTTCTTCATTCTTCACTATCATACATAAACTAATAGAAACCATGTTAATTCTCCTTTCACTTGTTAGCGATCCACTTTTTCCTTCTGCTCTTAGCTTATTTGGAGAAGCACGAATTGGTTTGTATGAAAACCTACCTTGACGAAAAAGGCAATTATCTTATTGGAATCGTCAAAAAGGAAAAAGGTGCTGATTGATCAACACCTTTTTCGGATTTATCCCGCTTAAGCGCCGGTAGGTCCAGTCGGCCCAGTAGGTCCAGTAGCACCAGTCGGTCCAGTAGCACCGGTAGGTCCAGTAGCACCGGTAGGTCCAGTAGCGCCTGTCGGTCCAGTGGCACCGGTAGGTCCAGTAGCGCCGGTAGGTCCAGTGGCACCGGTAGGTCCAGTAGCACCGGTAGGTCCAGTAGCACCGGTAGGTCCAGTGGCACCGGTAGGTCCAGTAGCGCCTGTCGGTCCAGTGGCACCGGTAGGTCCAGTAGCGCCGGTAGGTCCAGTAGCGCCGGTAGGTCCAGTGGCACCGGTCGCTCCAGTGGCACCAGTCGGTCCAGTAGCGCCAGTCGGTCCAGTGGCACCAGTCGGTCCAGTAGCGCCGGTAGGTCCAGTAGCGCCGGTAGGTCCAGTAACGCCGGTAGGTCCAGTAGCACCGGTAGGTCCAGTAGCACCGGTAGGTCCAGTGGCACCAGTCGGTCCAGTAGCACCAGTCGGTCCAGTAGCACCAGTCGGTCCAGTAGCACCGGTAGGTCCAGTAGCACCAGTCGGTCCAGTAGCGCCAGTCGGTCCAGTAGCACCAGTCGGTCCAGTAGCGCCGGTAGGTCCAGTAGCGCCGGTAGGTCCAGTAGCGCCGGTAGGTCCAGTAGCGCCGGTAGGTCCAGTAGCACCGGTAGGTCCAGTAGCGCCGGTAGGTCCAGTAGCACCAGTCGGTCCAGTAGGCCCGGTCGGTCCTATAGGTCCAGTAGGTCCAACCCCGCCGCCACCTTCAGCAGAAAGCAGTTCTACGTCATCTACTAATACCGCGGGGGCAGTGATAGCACTGACAGGCTTGCTGATAATCACTTGGGCTTGCGTAGTACCTGCTGGAGCAGGTTCGGTATTTTGATAGAAATTATGCCAAGTGCCATTATCGGCCAATGGAATATTGCCATAGAAAATTTCTGTTTCCAACCCTGTTCCTACGACCGTGTTTGCTGCGTTTAAAAACAATACTTGAATATTGATGACCGGGCTCGGATTCGTTGTTGTTTTGGCAAGAGAGACAAGCAATTCATATCTTTCGCCGGCAGTGGCAGCAACTGTTTGAGAAAGAGAGGCTTCGGCAGCTCCGCTGGCAAGCCTGGCCGAGTGAAATCCCGAATGTGCCTGGCCATTTACCACGGTGGTATTTACAGCGTTCCAGCCGGTAAGGTCACCTGTCTCGAAACTGCTATTAACAATAAGATCATTTAGTGACAAGTGTCTGTTTCCTCCTTATTCTTTAGATTTGAGAAACTAGTAATACTAGCGAAACTCACAATATAGTATGTCGCTTACGGTAGCTTGTTCAGGCTGATGTTACTGATATACCGCACATTTTCCTTTTCTATGAACCTGATTTAACTTAGTAACTTTAGAATCAGTCGTTCATACACTGAAATAAATGAAAACAAAAGGGAGAAAATAAATGATGGTTCCTTTAGAAAAGAAGATTCAAAGATTGTTGAATATTAAGAATGAAGAGGAGGCAAAAACCAAACTGAAAAAGCTTGAGAGCAACCGAACGTTTACTGGAGAATACTATGCTTTACATGCTTTCCTGGCAATCAGTGATCATTTCCTTCCACAGGGATGGTTGTGGTGCTGGAGGGGATTGGATAAAACCCCCGGAGATAAACAGCTGCTGTACATCATGGATTACATCAATAATGAATTGGGAAGGGAAGGTTTCCCGACGAGATTTTCCACCAGTATAAAAAACAGAGTGGAACAGGAAAAGATCCCGATAGAAGCTGCAGAACGGGAAAAAACAACTATTTTACAAGGAACAATGGAAATAGCCAATCAAATGCACACAATCTCAAAAGGAACCACCCGTTTAGGCGTTATCAATCATACATTGAACTATTATCCAGCCTACTTGGGTTATGCTTCGGACTACACCTGGCCGATTTCCAGAGAAATGCGTGCGCCAGGTTTCAATAACAACTTGAAGCGATTCACAGCTGACATTGTACCATTTTATGATCTTTTCCACTTTCATTTTGGCAAGACACTTACACTGAATCATGCTGATCTAGATGTGATAAAACACCAAAGAAAAGGCATGATTATGCATCATTGGGGAAGTGAAGTCCGTTTGTTGTCCACAGCCCGAAAAACGAATCCTTATGCTAAAGTGAAAATTGAGGATGAAAAAATGTTAAAGCAGAATCTCGCATTCCTTTCAGGAAAAATACCGCATTGCATCGTTGCTGATGAAGAGATGTACCAATATGTCAAAGATTATTACCAAAAGGTTTCCATTGTACCGTTGATGATTGACTTGCAAAAATATAAACCACCTGAAGTTTCCCGGCCGGTGCAGAACAGACCGTTGAAAATTGTCCACGCTCCGACTTCTCCGGAAATTAAAGGGACTTCCCATGTGGTAAATGCCATAGACAAGTTGAAAAGCGAATATTCCTTTGAATTTACCTTGATTCAAAAAATGTCCCATGAACAGGCAAGACAGGAGTACCAGAAGGCAGATTTGGTGATTGATCAACTGCACATCGGCAGTTATGGTCTGTTGGCGGTCGAATCGATGGCCATGGGGAAACCGGTCATCTGCTGGATCAGCGACTATATGAAGGAAAAATACCCATCGGATTTACCGCTTATTTCGGCAAATCCGGATTCCATAGAGAATACGTTGCGAAATTTATTGCAACATCCTGAACAGTTGGAAGAAATCGGACAAAAAAGCCGTATATACACGGAAGAACACCATGATATGATAAAAAACAGCCAACAGATTCTGCACATTTACGAAGAAGAGCTATCGGCCAATGACCTTTCTTAAATCAAATTAGCCAGGACCCAAAGCGGTCCTGGCTATGTTTGGTTGGAGTAACTGTCAATCCAGCTGTCTGGCTGGATTTCCTACCACCGTTTTCCCTTGCGCTACATTTTTGGTAACAACAGCTCC
Encoded proteins:
- a CDS encoding glycosyltransferase; the protein is MMVPLEKKIQRLLNIKNEEEAKTKLKKLESNRTFTGEYYALHAFLAISDHFLPQGWLWCWRGLDKTPGDKQLLYIMDYINNELGREGFPTRFSTSIKNRVEQEKIPIEAAEREKTTILQGTMEIANQMHTISKGTTRLGVINHTLNYYPAYLGYASDYTWPISREMRAPGFNNNLKRFTADIVPFYDLFHFHFGKTLTLNHADLDVIKHQRKGMIMHHWGSEVRLLSTARKTNPYAKVKIEDEKMLKQNLAFLSGKIPHCIVADEEMYQYVKDYYQKVSIVPLMIDLQKYKPPEVSRPVQNRPLKIVHAPTSPEIKGTSHVVNAIDKLKSEYSFEFTLIQKMSHEQARQEYQKADLVIDQLHIGSYGLLAVESMAMGKPVICWISDYMKEKYPSDLPLISANPDSIENTLRNLLQHPEQLEEIGQKSRIYTEEHHDMIKNSQQILHIYEEELSANDLS
- a CDS encoding NTTRR-F1 domain yields the protein MSLNDLIVNSSFETGDLTGWNAVNTTVVNGQAHSGFHSARLASGAAEASLSQTVAATAGERYELLVSLAKTTTNPSPVINIQVLFLNAANTVVGTGLETEIFYGNIPLADNGTWHNFYQNTEPAPAGTTQAQVIISKPVSAITAPAVLVDDVELLSAEGGGGVGPTGPIGPTGPTGPTGATGPTGATGPTGATGPTGATGPTGATGPTGATGPTGATGPTGATGPTGATGPTGATGPTGATGPTGATGPTGATGPTGATGPTGATGPTGATGPTGVTGPTGATGPTGATGPTGATGPTGATGPTGATGATGATGPTGATGPTGATGPTGATGPTGATGPTGATGPTGATGPTGATGPTGATGPTGATGPTGATGPTGATGPTGATGPTGATGPTGATGPTGPTGPTGA